DNA from Chloracidobacterium sp.:
TGTTTTGCGAGTCTTCGCGTCACGACCCGTTCAGGATCCGCAAGCAAAGGTATCGGGAGGCGGTACTTTCTCGCAAACACATCGTGGTTCTCGGGATAGGCCGGCGAGATGCCGACGATGTCTGCTTTTGTATCAAGATATTTTTCCCAATGGTCTCGAAGAGAGCAAAGCTGTTTCGTGCAGACCATCGTTTCATTCCCCGGATAAAATAGGAGGACAACGACACTGCCCGCATGCTCATCAAGACGCCAGTGTTCCCCCGAATTGTCCTTCAGCGTGAAGTTCGGACAGACCGAACCTACCGCCATATTTTCCAGCATATGATCAAACTGCTCTGCGTATTTTTCTATTCGGAGTACTTAATAGAAGCCCGCTTTTTCGTTCGACGATCGACCGGCATCCGGCGGCCATGGGGACGCCGGTCGCACAAGTTTTTTATTGTTGCACATCGGTCATCCCGTTGCCAGAACTTTTGCCCTTGCGGATCTCCGTCGACTTTTTTCGTGTTCGTACTTGGTTTCGGATTCACCCCGCCTTTACCAATTCGGACATTCGTAATAAAGTAATTGCTTTCGCTTCGCCGCTATAGTTTATGTCAGCAGCATCGACACTTTCTGATTCAACATTTACCGGTTTACCATTGGTCCATAGAGGAAAGGTTCGTGACGTTTACGAGATCGACAAAGAGACTCTTTTGCTTGTAGCGACCGATCGGATCTCTGCCTTCGACTGCATATTGCCGACCCCGATCAGGCACAAAGGCGCCGTGCTTACAGCTTTGTCTGCGTTCTGGTTCGAACGCCTCCGGCATATCGTTCCCAATCATCTGATCACGGCCGACTTCGACCAAATGCCGAACGTCGTCAAAGAGCACCCCGAACTTCGCGGCAGGTCGATGCTCGTCCGGCGGACCGAGGTCTTTCCGGTCGAATGCGTCGTCCGCGGTTATCTCGAAGGTTCGGGTTGGAAAGACTACAAAGCGACCGGAATGGTTTG
Protein-coding regions in this window:
- a CDS encoding peroxiredoxin is translated as MLENMAVGSVCPNFTLKDNSGEHWRLDEHAGSVVVLLFYPGNETMVCTKQLCSLRDHWEKYLDTKADIVGISPAYPENHDVFARKYRLPIPLLADPERVVTRRLAKHWFYPISFTRAIVVVDAKGIIREREIMLRAFRPEDESLITAIYAARGDAAVEKYSQMRAHIRTILLR